The following are encoded in a window of Amaranthus tricolor cultivar Red isolate AtriRed21 chromosome 2, ASM2621246v1, whole genome shotgun sequence genomic DNA:
- the LOC130805483 gene encoding uncharacterized protein LOC130805483, with protein sequence MPDQLSVQESRKCARENVDKIRKLLWRLRTMWMNTLMNDRICKEQLRLDKRCYEKLCNILQSKGDLVTKRYVTVKEIVAMFLHVLAHDLKNRTIQATFARSGETISRQFHIVLKAQLKLEKYYINHEKGDISTSVLATCDSNLRFTYVLPGWEGSASDPRILRDALQRPNGLKIPRNKYFLVDLGFANAEGFLAPYRGTRYEVPFEFVERHHSNKLQRGF encoded by the exons ATGCCTGATCAACTTAGTGTTCAAGAATCCAGAAAATGTGCAAGGGAGAATGTGGATAAAATAAGAAAGTTGTTATGGCGGTT ACGAACAATGTGGATGAATACGCTGATGAATGATAGAATATGTAAGGAGCAATTACGTCTAGACAAACGTTGTTATGAGAAATTGTGCAATATTTTACAATCCAAGGGTGATTTAGTGACTAAAAGATATGTTACAGTTAAAGAAATTGTTGCAATGTTTCTTCATGTTCTTGCACATGATTTGAAAAATAGAACAATACAAGCAACCTTTGCTCGTTCTGGAGAGACTATTAGTCGACAATTTCACATAGTCCTTAAAGCACAACTCAAGCTTGAAAAGTATTATATAAACCAT GAG AAAGGGGACATAAGCACCAGTGTTTTAGCTACATGTGATTCAAATCTTCGTTTTACTTACGTTTTGCCTGGTTGGGAAGGTTCTGCTTCGGATCCACGCATTCTTCGTGATGCTCTTCAAAGGCCTAATGGTTTGAAGATTCCTAGAA ATAAGTATTTTCTTGTGGATTTGGGATTTGCTAATGCTGAAGGTTTTCTAGCTCCATATAGAGGTACGAGGTACGAGGTACCATTTGAATTTGTGGAGAGGCACCACTCCAACAAATTACAAAGAGGTTTTTAA